Sequence from the Pseudomonas sp. 7SR1 genome:
CGATACATGTTCGCGGTGGGTCCGCCGAGGTCGGAAATGACCCCGGTGAAGCCTGGGACCTTGTCGCGGATCTCTTCGATCTCGCGAATGATCGACTCTTCGGAACGGTTCTGGATGATCCGGCCTTCGTGCTCGGTGATCGAGCAGAAGGTGCAGCCGCCGAAGCAGCCACGCATGATGTTCACCGAGAAGCGGATCATTTCGTAGGCAGGGATCTTTTCCTTGCCGTACGCCGGGTGTGGGACACGTGCGTAAGGCATACCGAACACGTAGTCCATTTCCTCGGTGGTCATCGGAATGGGTGGCGGGTTGAACCAGACATCCACATCGCCATGCTTCTGCACCAGCGCGCGGGCGTTGCCCGGGTTGGTTTCCAGGTGCAGCACGCGGTTGGCGTGGGCATAGAGCACCGGGTCGTTGCGGACCTTTTCCACCGACGGCAGGCGGATCACGGTTTTGTCGCGGGTCATTTTCGGGCTCGCCAGGATCTGCACGACCTTGGCTTCGCTCGGGTCCTCCACCGGCCCTTTCTCCTGCTCGATGGCGCAGGCGGCGGTGTCCTGGGTGTTCACGTACGGATTGATGATCTTGTCGATCTTGCCCGGACGGTCGATACGCGTGGAATCGACTTCGTACCAGCCTTCGGGTGTGTCGCGGCGAATGAACGCGGTGCCGCGCACATCGGTGATGTCCTCGATCCTGTGGCCATAGGACAGACGCTGGGCGACTTCGACAATGGCTCGCTCTGCGTTGCCGTAGAGCAGGATATCGGCACTGGCGTCGATCAGGATCGAGTTGCGCACCCGGTCCTGCCAGTAATCGTAATGGGCGATGCGGCGCAGGGAGGCCTCGATGCCACCGAGCACGATCGGCACATGCTTGTAGGCTTCCTTGCAGCGCTGGCTGTAGACCAGGCTCGCACGGTCCGGCCGCTTGCCCGCCAGGCCACCGGGGGTATAGGCGTCATCGGAACGGATTTTCTTGTCAGCGGTGTAGCGGTTGATCATCGAGTCCATGTTGCCGGCCGCGACACCGAAAAACAGGTTGGGCTCGCCAAGCTTCATGAAGTCGTCCTTGGACTGCCAGTTCGGCTGGGCAATGATCCCCACGCGAAAGCCTTGGGCTTCCAGCAAACGGCCAATGATCGCCATGCCGAACGAAGGATGGTCGACGTAGGCATCACCGGTCACGATGATAATGTCGCACGAATCCCAGCCGAGCTGATCCATCTCCTCCCTGCTCATGGGCAGGAACGGCGCGGGGCCGAAACATTCGGCCCAGTACTTGGGATAGTCAAATAACGGCTTGGCTGCTTGCATGTCGATGACCGGTATAGAAGATGAAAAATCGCGGGCGCGGAATATAGCACAAAAAATAACCAATTCCGACGGCTATGGTCGGAAATCGGCGGCGCACCTATCGCGAGCAAACTCGCTCCCACAGAGAGGATGCATTCCAGGGTGGGAGCGAGCTTGCTGCGGGCAGCGATCCGACGATGAGGCCGGATCAGACGACGAAGAACTTACTCGTCGTCATCGAAATTGTAGCTGCCCGGTGCGAGGTTCTCGAAACGCGTGTACTTGCCGATGAATGCCAGGCGGACAAAACCGATCGGACCGTTCCGCTGCTTGCCGATGATGATTTCCGCGATGCCCTTGTGTTCCGTCTCGGGGTGATAGACCTCGTCGCGGTATACGAACATGATCACGTCGGCGTCCTGCTCGATCGCTCCGGATTCCCGCAGGTCGGAGTTCACCGGGCGCTTGTTCGGACGCTGTTCCAGGGAGCGGTTCAACTGGGAAAGCGCCACCACCGGACAGTTGAATTCCTTGGCCAGGGCCTTGAGGGAACGGGAGATCTCGGAAATCTCGTTGGTCCGGTTATCGCCACTGGAGCCCGGAATCTGCATCAGCTGCAGGTAGTCGATCATGATCAGGCCGATATCGCCATGCTCGCGCACCAGGCGGCGGGTTCGGGCGCGCATTTCCGAAGGGCTGATACCGGCGGTGTCGTCGATGAACAGCTTGCGGTCGTTGAGCAGGTTGACCGCCGAGGTCAGGCGAGGCCAGTCGTCGTCTTCCAGTTGGCCGGAACGGACCTTGGTCTGGTCGATCCGCCCCAGGGAAGAAAGCATACGCATGATCAGCGACTCACCTGGCATCTCCAGGGAGTAGACCAGGACGACCTTGTCGCTGCGCAGCACGGCGTTTTCCACCAGGTTCATCGCAAAGGTGGTCTTGCCCATGGAAGGACGGCCGGCAACGATGATCAGGTCGGCCGGTTGCAGTCCACTGGTCTTCTCGTCGAGATCGGTATAGCCGGTGGACAGGCCGGTGATCGCGTCGGATGTATTGAACAGGGTATCGATACGATCGATGGCCTTGGTCAGCAGGTCGTTGACACTGACCGGCCCGCCGGTCTTCGGCCGGGCCTCGGCGATCTGGAAGATCTGCCGCTCGGCCTCATCGAGGATTTCCTCAGCCGTACGGCCTTCAGGGTTGAAGGCGCTGTCGGCAATTTCGTTACTGATGCCGATCAACTGGCGCAAGGTCGCCCGCTGGCGGACGATCTGCGCATAAGCCTTGATGTTGGCGACGGACGGCGTGTTTTTCGCCAGCTCGCCCAGGTAACCGAGGCCACCGACCTGGGACGTCTGGCCTTCCTTGTCCAGTTGCTCGGCCAGGGTCACGACGTCGATCGGCATGTTCTGGTCGGCCAGCCTGGCGATCGCGCGGAAAATCAAGCGGTGGTCATGCCGGTAGAAATCGCCATCGGAGACTTGATCGAGCACACGCTCCCAGGCGTTGTTGTCCAGCATCAGGCCACCGAGTACAGCCTGTTCGGCCTCGATGGAATGCGGCGGCACCTTCAGGGCAGCGGTTTGCAGATCATATTGCTCTGGAGCGGTAATTTCGTTCATGGCCACAAGGATTCTGGTGATAGAAGCAGGAGTTGCAGAAAGACAAAGGGCACGACCTGTAAACAGGATCGTGCCCGATGTTACCGGCTCGCACCCGAGGGTGCCAGCCGACAGGTGCTGCTTAGGCTGCTACCACGACAACGCGTACGGTGGCTTCGACTTCGGCGTGCAGGTGCACGGCTACGTCGAATTCGCCTACGTTGCGGATGGTGCCGTTCGGCAGACGAACTTCGCTCTTGGCCACTTCAACGCCGGAGGCGGTCAGTGCGTCAGCGATGTCGTGAGTACCGATCGAACCGAACAGCTTGCCTTCGTCGCCAGCGGTGGCAGTGATGGTCACTTCCAGCTCGGCCAGTTGGGCAGCGCGGCTTTCGGCCGAGGCCTTGCGGTCTGCGGCGGCTTTTTCCAGCTCAGCGCGACGCTCTTCGAACGCGGCCAGGTTGGCAGCGGTCGCAGCGGTGGCTTTGCCAAAAGGCAGCAGGTAGTTACGACCGTAACCGGACTTAACTTTTACTTTGTCGCCCAGGTTGCCCAGGTTGGCGATTTTTTCCAGCAGGATCAGTTCCATTTGGGTATTAACCTCTTAACTTTTAACCTTCACCGTTCGCGTTGTCGGCGTCTTTCGGCGCCATACGACCGCGAAAATCAATCAGGCTGTCGACAATGGCCAGGACCACCAGCAACGGATAGATCAGCTGCATGAACAGCAACAACGTGACGTACAGCCCCACCAGCCAGAACCTGGCCAGTCGCTTCTGCGCCACCAGCCCGTGAATCAGGGCCAGGGCCGCGAACACCAGCGGTACGCTGCACAACGGCGTGAGCATGGCCATCTGCGGACCGAAGTTCGGTCCCAGAAGCATGCCCGCCAGCAGCAACATCGCCAGTCCAAGCGGGAAACGGATGGCGCGAAATTCGCGACCAAAACCACCCGGGTTGTACAACAACGCCTGCCAGTAGCGCCCGATAATCAGGCTCAGCACACTGACGATCTGCAACAAGGCCGCAATCAGGCCGGTCAGGACCGGTGCGATCAGTGACGCGAAACGCGCTTGCTCCTCAGCCGACATCTGCCGGTAGAGATCACCGAGGGCTTCGGGCAGGATTTTTATCAAAGCCTGCGACAGCATCTCGATCTGGGGCGCGAAAGCCACCCCGAGCACCACTGAAAACACCACGCCCAGCGCTATGCTGACCAGCAGCACGCGGTTCCAGGATTCGCTTGCGCGCAACACCAACGCCAGCGCCGAAGACCCCAGCAGCACCATCAGTGCCCGCGGGTCAGCGGTACTCAACCACCAGAGCAAGGCCGGCAGCAGTCCCAGAGCAAGAACGCCAACGGCGTCCCTCAATCCGCGCCGCAGGAGTACGAGACTTCCCGCGGCAGCGCCCAACCAATACAACAACGGCAATGCCGCACATCCAGCCACTACCAGAGTGGCCTGCATACGACCTCGCATGATGAACTCAGCTATGGCGCGCATGCATTCAATCCTTTGCTACGTGTCGACTGCCCGGTCTCAGCGGCCGTGGCTGTCGGTGTAGGCCAGCAGGGCCAGGAAGCGGGCGCGCTTGATAGCGGTGGCCAGCTGACGCTGATAACGAGCTTTGGTACCGGTGATACGGCTTGGAACGATTTTGCCGGTCTCGGATACGTAGGCTTTCAGAGTGTTGAGATCTTTGTAATCGATCTCTTTCACGTCTTCAGCGGTGAAGCGGCAGAATTTACGACGACGGAAGAAACGTGCCATGTGATTGGCTCCTTAGGAAGTCCGTGGATTACTCGTCAGCGTTGTCGCTGTTGTCGCTGTCGCTATCGCTGTCATCGCCTTCGGCGCTGTCAGCATGCTCAGGACGGTCGCGACGCTCACGGCGCTCACTGCGGTTTTCTTCAGCCTTGAGCATCTCGGATTGGCCAGTGATGGCTTCTTCGCGACGGATGACCAGGTTACGGATCACTGCATCGTTGTAGCGGAAGTTGTCTTCCAGCTCGGCCAGGGCCTTGCCGGTGCACTCAACGTTCAGCATCACGTAGTGAGCCTTGTGAACATTGTTGATTGCGTAGGCCAGTTGACGACGGCCCCAGTCTTCCAGACGGTGGATCTTGCCGCCGTCTTCTTCGATCAGCTTGGTGTAACGCTCAACCATGCCGCCGACTTGCTCGCTTTGATCCGGGTGGACCAAAAAGATGATTTCGTAATGACGCATGAATGCTCCTTACGGGTTGTAGCCTGCCGCTTAAAAACGGTCAGACAAGGAGTGAATGACACTTATGGACTTGTGGACGCTAGACACATAAGTGCCTGCCATCACAGCAAGGGGCGCAATTGTAGAGAAGGGTCGAGGGAGGCGCAAGGTAATTGGTGATTATTTGAACAACCGCCAGATTTGCCCAAATACAAAACGCTGTGGGAGCGAGCCTGCTCGATAGCGGCGTGCCCGTCGACTTTTGCGTCCCTGCGACACCGTCATCGCGAGCAAGCTCGCTCCCACATTTGATACGCGTCTGGATCAGGGCTTTTTGGCGACAGCCTTGACGCTCCGCTGGCGCTGGGCCTCGAACAGGCAGACACCGGTGGCGACCGAGACATTGAGGCTGCTGACGCTACCGGCCATCGGCAGCTTGACCAGGTAATCGCAATGCTCGCGTGTCAAGCGGCGCATGCCCTTGCCCTCGGCGCCCATGATCAGGATCGTCGGACCGGTGAGGTCCTGGTCATAGAGGCTGACCTCGGCCTCGCCCGCCGTGCCCACCACCCACAAGCCACGCTGCTGGAGTTTCTCCAGGGTGCGCGCCAGGTTGGTCACGGCCACCAGGGGCATGACCTCCGCCGCACCGCAAGCGACCTTGCGCACCACAGGCGTCAGGGTCGCCGACTTGTCCTTGGGAACAATCACCGCCAGCGCGCCGGCTGCATCCGCCGAGCGCAGGCAGGCGCCGAGGTTGTGAGGGTCGGTCACGCCGTCCAGGACCAGCAGCAGGGGCGAGCCCTCGGTGCGATCGAGCAACTCGTCGAGCATCGCCTCGCCCCAGACCTGGCTCGGGCTCACCTCGGCCACCACGCCCTGGTGCACACCCTCGACCCAGGCATCCATCTCACGACGTTCGGCCTGGCCCACCGCCACACGGTTTTCGCTGGCCAGTTCGATCAAGGTCTGGACCCGCGGGTCGCTACGCCCCTCGGCCAGCCAGATCTGCTTGACCCGCTTGGGATGATGGCGCAGCAGCGCCTCCACGGCATGCAGGCCGTAGATTTTTTCCAACTGACTCATGACTTGGCCTTGGGTTTACGCGCCCCGCCACTCTTGGCCGGGGCCGAGCCCGCTTTTGGCGGACCCTTGCGATGTTTGCTCGGTTTGCTGGCAGCCTTCTCCGGAGCCGACCGTCCAGCCTTGCCGCCTGCCTTGGCCTCTGCCAGCAACGCTTTTTTCATCTCACGGCTTTTGCGCACTTCAGCGTTCTTCGCCGCCGCATCGCTCGGACGATAGGCCTCGACGGCTTTTTCCTTGGCCGCACCGCGCCGACCGGACTTGCTCGGCGCCGGCTCGGCTGGGGCCTTGGTCACAGGCGCAGCGGTTTCGGCACCGCGTTTCTTGCGACCGATCGGCGCGCTGATGGTTTTTTCCGCCATCTCGAAATCGATCTTGCGCTCGTCCAGGTCGACACGCATCACCCGTACTTCAACGGTATCGCCCAGGCGGAAGCTACGACCGGTGCGCTCACCCGCCAGGCGGTGGTGGACAGGGTCGAAGTGGTAGTAATCCCCCGGCAGCGCGGTGACATGCACCAGGCCTTCGACGTAGATGTCGGTCAGCTCGACGAACAGGCCGAAACCGGTCACGGCGGTGATCACACCCGGGAACGATTCGCCCACGCGGTCTTTCATGTACTCGCACTTGAGCCAGTTCACCACGTCGCGGGTGGCTTCGTCGGCGCGTCGCTCGCTCATCGAACATTGTTCGCCGAGCTGCTCCAGGGCCGCCTCGTCGTACGGATAAATGCGCGCCTTGGGAATGGTCATCGCGCCGGCCCGCTTGACGTGCGGGGTGTTCATCTTGGAGTGGATCACGCTGCGGATCGCCCGGTGCGTGAGCAGGTCGGGATAACGGCGGATCGGCGAAGTGAAGTGGGTATAGGCTTCGTAATTGAGGCCAAAGTGCCCCTGGTTGTCGGCGCTGTACACCGCCTGGCTCAGCGAGCGCAGCATGACGGTCTGGATGAGATGGAAATCCGGACGATCCTTGATACTGGCCAGCAATGCCTGGTAGTCCTTGGGCGTAGGACCTTCCTTGCCCTTGTGCAGGGACAGGCCCAGCTCGCCGAGGAAGGCGCGCAGTTTTTCCAGGCGCTCCGGCGGAGGACCGTCATGGACCCGATACAGTGCAGGGATTTCGTGCTTCTTCAGGAACTCGGCGGTGGCCACGTTGGCCGCCAGCATGCATTCCTCGATCAGCTTGTGCGCGTCGTTGCGCACGGTCGGACGGATTTCGGCGATCTTGCGCTCGGAGCCGAAGATGATCCGGGTTTCCTGGGTTTCGAAATCAATGGCGCCGCGCACGTGACGGGCCGCCAGCAGCACTTTGTACAATGCATAGAGCTGCTTGAGGTGCGGCAGTACGTCGTTATATTCACCCCGCAGCTTGCGCGCCTCGGCCAGCTTCGGCGTCTCCAGCATCGCGCTGACCTTGTTGTAGGTCAGGCGGGCGTGGGAATGGATCACCGCTTCGTAGAAGCAGTAGTCGGTCATTTCGCCGGTCTTGGAGATGGTCATCTCGCAGACCATGGCCAGGCGATCGACATGAGGGTTGAGCGAGCACAGCCCGTTGGACAACTGCTCGGGCAGCATCGGCACGACACGCTCGGGGAAGTAAACCGAGTTGCCACGCACCTGGGCTTCGGCATCCAGCGCCGAACCGAGCTTCACATAGCTGGAAACGTCGGCGATGGCGACGTAAAGCTTCCAGCCACCGGAGAACAGCCGCAGCTTGCCCGGCCGGGCTTCGCAGTAGACCGCATCGTCGAAGTCCCGTGCGTCCTCGCCATCGATGGTCACGAACGGCAGGTGGCGCAGGTCGATGCGTTTCTCTTTGTCCTTTTCTTCGACTTCCGGCTTGAGCTTGGCCGCTTCCTTCAGCACAGCCTCAGGCCAGACATGAGGAATGTCATAGGTGCGCAGGGCGACATCGATTTCCATGCCCGGCGCCATGTAGTTGCCGACCACTTCCACCACATCCCCCTGCGGCTGGAAGCGAGGGGTTGGCCAGTGGGTGATCTTCACCTCGACGAACTGGCCGATCTTGGCATTGGCGTTGCGGCCCGGGGTGACCAGCACTTCCTGCTGGATCTTGGGATTGTCCGCGACGACGAAGCCGATGCCGCCTTCCTCGAAATAACGGCCGACGATGCTTTCGTGGGCGCGCGATACCACCTCCACAATCACACCCTCACGGCGACCGCGACGGTCCAGGCCGGACACCCGAGCCAGGGCCCGGTCGCCGTCGAACACCAGGCGCATCTGGGCCGGGCTCATGAACAGGTCGTCGCTGCCGTCATCGGGAATCAGGAAACCGAAGCCATCGCGATGGCCGGCGATACGTCCCAGGATGAGGTCGAGCTTGTCCACCGGCGCATAGGTGCCACGGCGGGTATAGATCAGTTGGGCGTCGCGCTCCATGGCACGCAGACGGCGGCGCAGGGCTTCGAGCTGGTCTTCGGTAGTCAGACCGAACTCTTCGACCAACTGTTCACGGCTGGCGGGCGAGCCCCTGTCGGCGAGATGCGCCAGGATCAGTTCGCGGCTGGGAATAGGGTTTTCGTATTTTTCCGCTTCACGAGCGGCCTCGGGATCGAGGGATTGCCAATCGGCCATTAGAGAGTTTTCACCTTGTCTATATGCGGTTAGTTTGGCATAGGCGTAATGAAACGGGAAATTTCAAGCATAAGGAGCCCTTTCTGGAATCTTTTGACCCGCCTTTGAAGCCTCGGATCGCACCACTCGTGAAAATTACCGGTTTTTTTCTCGCAGGGGGTTTACAGTTAAAAACACGCTCCGTATAGTGCGCGCCATCGACGACGCACACACGTTGCCGAGACTGCCCAGATGGTGAAATTGGTAGACACGCCAGCTTCAGGTGCTGGTGACCGCAAGGTCGTGGAAGTTCGAGTCTTCTTCTGGGCACCAATTTCAAGCGACAGATCAATGATCTGCCAGCTTCACAAGAACCCGCGAAAGCGGGTTTTTGCATTTCTCCTCCCCTGAAAAGCCAGTCAGCAATTACTAAAACAAAAACAGGGGTTTACAGATCAAAACGCGCTCCGTATAGTGCGCCACATCAACAGCGGCAACGCTGAAGATGCTGCCCAGATGGTGAAATTGGTAGACACGCCAGCTTCAGGTGCTGGTGACCGCAAGGTCGTGGAAGTTCGAGTCTTCTTCTGGGCACCAATTCAAGCTTCAAGGTTTTGCCTTGAACCTCACAGAAACCCGCGAAAGCGGGTTTTTGCGTTTCTGCCTCCTTTACTTTCCCGACCACAGCAATCGCAGGCTCGCCCTCATCCGGACAAAGCCGGAAGATCCCCGGACGCAACCCAAGCTCGTGGTCGCGTCCGGACGAATGCCCGGTCAGCCGGATCAGGCCCGGAACTGTCCCAGGCTCGCCTTCAATTGCGCCGCCAGGCTGTCCAGCACCTTACCGCTGGCGGTGGTCTCGACCACAGCCTGGGCCGCCTTCTCGGCCTGGGCATGAATGGTTTCTACCCGCCCGCGAACCGCCTGGGCACCCTGGGCCTGATGAGCTGCCGCCTGGGTCGCCAGGCCGATGGCCGCGTGCACCTGCTCCACAGAGGCCTGCACCGACTGCTGCAAACGAGCACTGTCACGCAATACCAGCAATCCTTCGCTGGCCTGGCGCCCAGCCTGGCCGATCGCAGCCACCGCCTCCCGGGCCCCTTGCTGCAACGCCACGATATGGGCCTGGATATCGCCCGTGGAACTCTGGGTCTTGCTTGCCAGGGCCCGTACCTCATCCGCCACCACCGCAAAGCCGCGCCCGGTCTCCCCGGCCCGCGCAGCCTCGATAGCCGCGTTCAAGGCCAACAGGTTGGTCTGCTCGGCAATACCGTGGATCACCGTCAGCACCACTTCGATCTGCTCGCTCTGCTGGGCCAACCGCTCGATGACTTTCGCCCCGGTATCCACCTGCCCGGCCAACGCCTCGATCAGGCTGCCTACCTTGGCCGATGTGCGAGTGTTCTCATCGGTGGCCTGGCGAATCTCCACCACCTGCTGCAAGGCCGCCTGCATTGCCTGGCTTTCCGATTGCGCCTCATCAGCCATCTGCGACAAGGCCCGCAGGCTCTCGGCCACTTCATCGCGCTGCATCCCGGCTGCCGCATCGGCACCGGAATTTCGCAAGGTCATCGCACCGATCTCCAGGCCCGTACGCTGGGCCACGTCACCCGCTTCCCGCACGATGGGCTGCAACTTATCCACAAAGCGATTGACAGCCGATGCCATGTCGCCAATTTCATCCTTGCTGTTGATTTGCACGCGCTTGGTCAGGTCCCCCTCACCCGCCGCCAGATCATTCATCGCCGCGATCAGCAGCCTCAGGCGATTGACGACCCGGCGCCCCAGCACCACCGCCAACAACACCAGCACGCCGAGGCCCACCAGCGCCAGGCCCAGGCCAATGCGCCAGCGCAAGGTACTCGCGGCCTCTTGCACGGTGCTGGCAGTATTGGTCTGCATTTGGGTAGCAGTGGTCTGGGCCGACTGCAGCCGGCCACGCATGGCAGTGGCACTGTCAGCCGCAGCCCCCTTGAGACTGTCCCCCACCAGCTGGTCGCTGCTGGCGATCAACGCCGAGAATCTCTGGTCCAGCGCCTTCAGGTCGCTTTCCACGGATGCGGTGGAGACCCCCATGAGCACTTTGCCGATTTCCACCCCGTTGGGGCTGATGGAAGCCTCGAGGTAATAGACGGAAGGATCGTTTTTCGCCGCATCCAGGACCTTGTCCAGCGCCCGCTCACCCTTGCCCTTCTCCAGCAGCGCTTTGTTGACCGGATTTTCCCGGTTCAAATAACGGGTCAGGTGTTCGCCATTGGCATCGTCATAAATGACGAAGAGCACATTGGGATTGCGCTGGGCCCGGCGAGCGAATTCGGAAAGTGTCGGAATGTCGCTGTCCCACATGGCACGAGGGGCAACGGAGGCCAGGAGTTGCGCCATATCATTGGCCGACTCCCTCAAGTCTTTTTCCAGAGCGCCCCGCAGCTGTGCCTGCTCTTCCTTCAGGCGCGCGGACAAGCCGGCATTCAGGCGCTGGCGCGTACTGGCAGACAGGCTATCCAGGCTGGAGGTCACCTCGCGCCCGGCCTGCTCCAACTCACCGGAAAGTTTCTGGCTATCAGCCCCCAGGCCCGCACTCAGGTCGGCCTCCAGCGCCGTGACTGTGCTCCGGGTCAGCGCCACAGCCACCAGCACCTGCACCAAAAGGGCGATACCAAGCGTAACGAACACAGGCCGCAGCAAACGGCTTTGTAACAGTGAGAGAACGGCCGACACGTGAAATCCCTCTACCAACGCCATTAATTTGATGGCACCGCTGAACGGGCGCCGATAATGGAGATTCATAGCAAGTGTCGTGCCGCACGGCGACCAGGAACGACAAAGGACCCTAATGAGGGTCCTTTGTTTTGTGCATCAATGACTTATCAGCCAAACGGATGACGCAGAACGATGGTTTCGTTGCGGTCCGGCCCCGTCGAAATAATGTCGATCGGCGCGCCGACCAGCTCTTCGAGACGCTTGATGTAGTTGCGGGCCGCCACAGGCAGCTCTTCCAGGGTCTTGGCACCCACGGTGGACTCGGTCCAGCCCGGCATCTGCTCGTACACCGGCTCCAGGCCGATGTAGCTGTCGGCGTCGGTCGGAGCGTCGATGACAGCGCCGTTCTGGTTCTTGTAGCCCACGCAGATGTTGATGGTCTCCAGACCATCCAGCACGTCCAGCTTGGTCAGGCACAAGCCAGAAATGCTGTTGACGTCGATGGCGCGACGCAGGATCACCGCATCGAACCAGCCGCAACGACGGGCACGCCCGGTAGTGGCACCGAACTCATGGCCGCGCTTGGCCAGGAACGCACCGACGTCATCGAACAGTTCGGTCGGGAACGGACCCGAGCCCACGCGCGTGGTGTAGGCCTTGGTGATGCCCAGGATGTAGTCCACGTACATCGGACCGAAACCCGACCCGGTGGCGATGCCGCCGGCGGTGGTGTTGGAGCTGGTCACGTACGGGTAGGTGCCATGGTCGATGTCCAGCAACGAACCCTGGGCGCCTTCGAACATGATGTCCTTGCCGGCACGACGCAACTCATGCAGCTCAGCGGTGACATCGAGCATCATCGGCTTGAGCAGCTCGGCGTATTCCATGCACTCGTCCAGCGTCTTCTGGAAATCGATGGCAGGTTCTTTGTAGTAGTTGACCAGGACAAAGTTGTGGTAGTCCAGCAACTCACCCAGTTTGGCGGCGAAACGCTCGCGGTGGAACAGATCGCCGATGCGCAGGCCGCGGCGCGCCACCTTGTCTTCGTAGGCAGGGCCGATACCACGACCGGTGGTACCGATCTTCATCTCGCCACGAGCCTTTTCACGGGCCTGGTCCAGCGCAACGTGATAGGACAGGATCAACGGGCAGGACGGGCTGATACGCAGGCGCTCGCGCACCGGTACGCCTTTCTCTTCCAGCTTGACGATTTCCCGCAGCAACGCGTCGGGAGCCACCACGACACCGTTGCCGATCAGGCACTGCACGCCTTCACGCAGCACGCCCGACGGAATCAGGTGCAGGACGGTCTTCTCACCGTCGATCACCAGGGTGTGACCTGCGTTGTGGCCACCCTGATAGCGCACTACGGCGGCAGCATGTTCGGTCAGCAGATCGACGATCTTGCCTTTGCCCTCATCACCCCACTGGGTGCCCAGGACTACGACATTCTTACCCATAACACTTGTCCTCATTCGCGCAAACTTGGTGCCGGCCGCAGCCGGCAGGAAAACTCAAGAAGCCAGCGGCAATACCTGCCAAAGCCCGTTGTGCTGAATCAATTGCCGGTCGCAGTCCGCTTCGCGGGCGGCGGCCAAAGGCTGCCCGGGCAATGCCTGGACGACTCGCTGACCCTCACTGCGCAACTGGCAGACTGCTTGCCAGAGTGCCGCATCCGTACTGTCAGGCATCCAGATACCGCCAGACGGTAACTCGACCTCAGCACGCCCCAGGGTCACCAGGGTTTTCAAATCGGTAGAAAAGCCGGTCGCCGGACGAGCACGACCGAAATCGGCGCCGATGTCATCGTAACGACC
This genomic interval carries:
- the rnr gene encoding ribonuclease R, translating into MADWQSLDPEAAREAEKYENPIPSRELILAHLADRGSPASREQLVEEFGLTTEDQLEALRRRLRAMERDAQLIYTRRGTYAPVDKLDLILGRIAGHRDGFGFLIPDDGSDDLFMSPAQMRLVFDGDRALARVSGLDRRGRREGVIVEVVSRAHESIVGRYFEEGGIGFVVADNPKIQQEVLVTPGRNANAKIGQFVEVKITHWPTPRFQPQGDVVEVVGNYMAPGMEIDVALRTYDIPHVWPEAVLKEAAKLKPEVEEKDKEKRIDLRHLPFVTIDGEDARDFDDAVYCEARPGKLRLFSGGWKLYVAIADVSSYVKLGSALDAEAQVRGNSVYFPERVVPMLPEQLSNGLCSLNPHVDRLAMVCEMTISKTGEMTDYCFYEAVIHSHARLTYNKVSAMLETPKLAEARKLRGEYNDVLPHLKQLYALYKVLLAARHVRGAIDFETQETRIIFGSERKIAEIRPTVRNDAHKLIEECMLAANVATAEFLKKHEIPALYRVHDGPPPERLEKLRAFLGELGLSLHKGKEGPTPKDYQALLASIKDRPDFHLIQTVMLRSLSQAVYSADNQGHFGLNYEAYTHFTSPIRRYPDLLTHRAIRSVIHSKMNTPHVKRAGAMTIPKARIYPYDEAALEQLGEQCSMSERRADEATRDVVNWLKCEYMKDRVGESFPGVITAVTGFGLFVELTDIYVEGLVHVTALPGDYYHFDPVHHRLAGERTGRSFRLGDTVEVRVMRVDLDERKIDFEMAEKTISAPIGRKKRGAETAAPVTKAPAEPAPSKSGRRGAAKEKAVEAYRPSDAAAKNAEVRKSREMKKALLAEAKAGGKAGRSAPEKAASKPSKHRKGPPKAGSAPAKSGGARKPKAKS
- a CDS encoding methyl-accepting chemotaxis protein, which codes for MASAVNRFVDKLQPIVREAGDVAQRTGLEIGAMTLRNSGADAAAGMQRDEVAESLRALSQMADEAQSESQAMQAALQQVVEIRQATDENTRTSAKVGSLIEALAGQVDTGAKVIERLAQQSEQIEVVLTVIHGIAEQTNLLALNAAIEAARAGETGRGFAVVADEVRALASKTQSSTGDIQAHIVALQQGAREAVAAIGQAGRQASEGLLVLRDSARLQQSVQASVEQVHAAIGLATQAAAHQAQGAQAVRGRVETIHAQAEKAAQAVVETTASGKVLDSLAAQLKASLGQFRA
- a CDS encoding adenylosuccinate synthase; translated protein: MGKNVVVLGTQWGDEGKGKIVDLLTEHAAAVVRYQGGHNAGHTLVIDGEKTVLHLIPSGVLREGVQCLIGNGVVVAPDALLREIVKLEEKGVPVRERLRISPSCPLILSYHVALDQAREKARGEMKIGTTGRGIGPAYEDKVARRGLRIGDLFHRERFAAKLGELLDYHNFVLVNYYKEPAIDFQKTLDECMEYAELLKPMMLDVTAELHELRRAGKDIMFEGAQGSLLDIDHGTYPYVTSSNTTAGGIATGSGFGPMYVDYILGITKAYTTRVGSGPFPTELFDDVGAFLAKRGHEFGATTGRARRCGWFDAVILRRAIDVNSISGLCLTKLDVLDGLETINICVGYKNQNGAVIDAPTDADSYIGLEPVYEQMPGWTESTVGAKTLEELPVAARNYIKRLEELVGAPIDIISTGPDRNETIVLRHPFG